One part of the Anguilla anguilla isolate fAngAng1 chromosome 11, fAngAng1.pri, whole genome shotgun sequence genome encodes these proteins:
- the tmcc1a gene encoding transmembrane and coiled-coil domains protein 1 isoform X4 → MFMCHTCSCCGRPLWSLSQIERLEVSGLAQPASALACGADGSYAVDVVDSTPDPQRTKQAITHLQQKILRLTEQIKIEQTARDDNVAEYLKLANNADKQQSARIKQVFEKKNQKSAQTIQQLQRKLDHYHRKLREVEHNGIPRQPKDVFRDMHQGLKGVGAKVTGFSEGVVDSVKGGLSSFSQATHSAAGAVVSKPREIASLIRNKFGSADNISGLKDSLDESQGEDGSRPLGGCGQLQSSPRYGSEDDCSSATSGSAGANSTTGAPGGPPSSKTNALDSTQSSGFDALFHEIQEIRDTQSRLEESFESLKTHYQKDNTLIMEALQEERYRCERLEEQLNDLTELHQNEILNLKQELASMEEKIAYQSYERARDIQEALEACQTRISKMELQQQQQQVVQLEGLENATARTLLGKLINVLLAVMAVLLVFVSTVANCVVPLMKTRNRTFSTFFLVVMLAFLWKNWDAISGYMDRFLQPPR, encoded by the exons ATGTTTATGTGCCACACCTGCTCCTGCTGCGGACGGCCACTGTGGAGCCTCAGCCAG aTCGAGCGGCTGGAGGTGAGTGGCCTGGCGCAGCCGGCCAGCGCGCTAGCCTGCGGCGCTGATGGCTCCTACGCGGTGGACGTGGTGGACAGCACGCCGGACCCGCAGCGCACCAAGCAGGCCATCACACATCTGCAGCAGAAGATCCTGCGGCTCACCGAGCAGATCAAGATCGAGCAGACGGCGCGCGACGACAACGTGGCCGAGTACCTGAAGCTGGCCAACAACGCCGACAAGCAGCAGAGCGCCCGCATCAAGCAGGTCTTCGAGAAGAAGAACCAGAAGTCTGCGCAGACCATCCAGCAGCTGCAGAGGAAGCTGGACCACTACCACCGCAAGCTGAGGGAGGTGGAGCACAACGGCATCCCGCGCCAGCCCAAGGACGTCTTCCGGGACATGCACCAGGGCCTGAAGGGCGTGGGCGCAAAGGTGACGGGCTTCAGCGAGGGCGTGGTGGACAGCGTGAAGGGCGGCCTCTCCAGCTTCTCCCAGGCCACGCACTCGGCGGCCGGGGCGGTGGTGTCCAAGCCGCGGGAGATCGCCTCGCTCATACGGAACAAGTTCGGCAGCGCGGACAACATCTCGGGCCTGAAGGACTCCCTGGACGAGTCGCAGGGCGAGGACGGCTCCCGGCCGCTGGGCGGATGCGGCCAGCTGCAGTCCAGCCCCAGGTACGGCAGCGAGGACGACTGCTCCAGCGCCACCTCGGGCTCTGCCGGCGCCAACAGCACCAccggggcccccgggggccccccCAGCTCCAAGACCAACGCGCTGGACAGCACGCAGAGCTCAGGTTTCGACGCGCTCTTCCACGAGATTCAGGAGATCCGTGACACTCAGAGCCGTCTGGAGGAGTCGTTTGAGAGCCTCAAGACGCACTACCAGAAGGACAACACCTTAATCATGGAGGCCCTGCAGGAAGAGCGCTACAG gtgtgagcgGCTGGAGGAACAGCTGAATGACCTGACTGAGCTCCATCAGAACGAGATCCTCAACCTGAAGCAGGAGCTGGCCAGCATGGAGGAGAAGATCGCCTACCAGTCATACGAGCGAGCGCGGGACATCCAG GAGGCGCTGGAGGCCTGCCAGACGCGCATCTCTAAGatggagctgcagcagcagcagcagcaggtggtgCAGCTGGAGGGGCTGGAGAACGCCACGGCGCGCACGCTGCTGGGCAAGCTGATCAACGTGCTGCTGGCCGTCATGGCCGTGCTGCTGGTCTTCGTCTCCACCGTGGCCAACTGCGTGGTGCCGCTCATGAAGACACGCAACCGGACCTTTAGCACTTTCTTCCTGGTGGTCATGTTGGCTTTCCTGTGGAAAAACTGGGACGCCATCTCGGGGTACATGGACCGC
- the tmcc1a gene encoding transmembrane and coiled-coil domains protein 1 isoform X5, whose amino-acid sequence MVQRFSLRRQYSKIERLEVSGLAQPASALACGADGSYAVDVVDSTPDPQRTKQAITHLQQKILRLTEQIKIEQTARDDNVAEYLKLANNADKQQSARIKQVFEKKNQKSAQTIQQLQRKLDHYHRKLREVEHNGIPRQPKDVFRDMHQGLKGVGAKVTGFSEGVVDSVKGGLSSFSQATHSAAGAVVSKPREIASLIRNKFGSADNISGLKDSLDESQGEDGSRPLGGCGQLQSSPRYGSEDDCSSATSGSAGANSTTGAPGGPPSSKTNALDSTQSSGFDALFHEIQEIRDTQSRLEESFESLKTHYQKDNTLIMEALQEERYRCERLEEQLNDLTELHQNEILNLKQELASMEEKIAYQSYERARDIQEALEACQTRISKMELQQQQQQVVQLEGLENATARTLLGKLINVLLAVMAVLLVFVSTVANCVVPLMKTRNRTFSTFFLVVMLAFLWKNWDAISGYMDRFLQPPR is encoded by the exons ATGGTGCAGCGTTTCAGCCTCCGAAGGCAGTACTCGAAG aTCGAGCGGCTGGAGGTGAGTGGCCTGGCGCAGCCGGCCAGCGCGCTAGCCTGCGGCGCTGATGGCTCCTACGCGGTGGACGTGGTGGACAGCACGCCGGACCCGCAGCGCACCAAGCAGGCCATCACACATCTGCAGCAGAAGATCCTGCGGCTCACCGAGCAGATCAAGATCGAGCAGACGGCGCGCGACGACAACGTGGCCGAGTACCTGAAGCTGGCCAACAACGCCGACAAGCAGCAGAGCGCCCGCATCAAGCAGGTCTTCGAGAAGAAGAACCAGAAGTCTGCGCAGACCATCCAGCAGCTGCAGAGGAAGCTGGACCACTACCACCGCAAGCTGAGGGAGGTGGAGCACAACGGCATCCCGCGCCAGCCCAAGGACGTCTTCCGGGACATGCACCAGGGCCTGAAGGGCGTGGGCGCAAAGGTGACGGGCTTCAGCGAGGGCGTGGTGGACAGCGTGAAGGGCGGCCTCTCCAGCTTCTCCCAGGCCACGCACTCGGCGGCCGGGGCGGTGGTGTCCAAGCCGCGGGAGATCGCCTCGCTCATACGGAACAAGTTCGGCAGCGCGGACAACATCTCGGGCCTGAAGGACTCCCTGGACGAGTCGCAGGGCGAGGACGGCTCCCGGCCGCTGGGCGGATGCGGCCAGCTGCAGTCCAGCCCCAGGTACGGCAGCGAGGACGACTGCTCCAGCGCCACCTCGGGCTCTGCCGGCGCCAACAGCACCAccggggcccccgggggccccccCAGCTCCAAGACCAACGCGCTGGACAGCACGCAGAGCTCAGGTTTCGACGCGCTCTTCCACGAGATTCAGGAGATCCGTGACACTCAGAGCCGTCTGGAGGAGTCGTTTGAGAGCCTCAAGACGCACTACCAGAAGGACAACACCTTAATCATGGAGGCCCTGCAGGAAGAGCGCTACAG gtgtgagcgGCTGGAGGAACAGCTGAATGACCTGACTGAGCTCCATCAGAACGAGATCCTCAACCTGAAGCAGGAGCTGGCCAGCATGGAGGAGAAGATCGCCTACCAGTCATACGAGCGAGCGCGGGACATCCAG GAGGCGCTGGAGGCCTGCCAGACGCGCATCTCTAAGatggagctgcagcagcagcagcagcaggtggtgCAGCTGGAGGGGCTGGAGAACGCCACGGCGCGCACGCTGCTGGGCAAGCTGATCAACGTGCTGCTGGCCGTCATGGCCGTGCTGCTGGTCTTCGTCTCCACCGTGGCCAACTGCGTGGTGCCGCTCATGAAGACACGCAACCGGACCTTTAGCACTTTCTTCCTGGTGGTCATGTTGGCTTTCCTGTGGAAAAACTGGGACGCCATCTCGGGGTACATGGACCGC
- the tmcc1a gene encoding transmembrane and coiled-coil domains protein 1 isoform X6, producing MHWKLLLRLKKRKIERLEVSGLAQPASALACGADGSYAVDVVDSTPDPQRTKQAITHLQQKILRLTEQIKIEQTARDDNVAEYLKLANNADKQQSARIKQVFEKKNQKSAQTIQQLQRKLDHYHRKLREVEHNGIPRQPKDVFRDMHQGLKGVGAKVTGFSEGVVDSVKGGLSSFSQATHSAAGAVVSKPREIASLIRNKFGSADNISGLKDSLDESQGEDGSRPLGGCGQLQSSPRYGSEDDCSSATSGSAGANSTTGAPGGPPSSKTNALDSTQSSGFDALFHEIQEIRDTQSRLEESFESLKTHYQKDNTLIMEALQEERYRCERLEEQLNDLTELHQNEILNLKQELASMEEKIAYQSYERARDIQEALEACQTRISKMELQQQQQQVVQLEGLENATARTLLGKLINVLLAVMAVLLVFVSTVANCVVPLMKTRNRTFSTFFLVVMLAFLWKNWDAISGYMDRFLQPPR from the exons ATGCACTGGAAACTGTTGCTTCGTCTAAAAAAGAGAAAG aTCGAGCGGCTGGAGGTGAGTGGCCTGGCGCAGCCGGCCAGCGCGCTAGCCTGCGGCGCTGATGGCTCCTACGCGGTGGACGTGGTGGACAGCACGCCGGACCCGCAGCGCACCAAGCAGGCCATCACACATCTGCAGCAGAAGATCCTGCGGCTCACCGAGCAGATCAAGATCGAGCAGACGGCGCGCGACGACAACGTGGCCGAGTACCTGAAGCTGGCCAACAACGCCGACAAGCAGCAGAGCGCCCGCATCAAGCAGGTCTTCGAGAAGAAGAACCAGAAGTCTGCGCAGACCATCCAGCAGCTGCAGAGGAAGCTGGACCACTACCACCGCAAGCTGAGGGAGGTGGAGCACAACGGCATCCCGCGCCAGCCCAAGGACGTCTTCCGGGACATGCACCAGGGCCTGAAGGGCGTGGGCGCAAAGGTGACGGGCTTCAGCGAGGGCGTGGTGGACAGCGTGAAGGGCGGCCTCTCCAGCTTCTCCCAGGCCACGCACTCGGCGGCCGGGGCGGTGGTGTCCAAGCCGCGGGAGATCGCCTCGCTCATACGGAACAAGTTCGGCAGCGCGGACAACATCTCGGGCCTGAAGGACTCCCTGGACGAGTCGCAGGGCGAGGACGGCTCCCGGCCGCTGGGCGGATGCGGCCAGCTGCAGTCCAGCCCCAGGTACGGCAGCGAGGACGACTGCTCCAGCGCCACCTCGGGCTCTGCCGGCGCCAACAGCACCAccggggcccccgggggccccccCAGCTCCAAGACCAACGCGCTGGACAGCACGCAGAGCTCAGGTTTCGACGCGCTCTTCCACGAGATTCAGGAGATCCGTGACACTCAGAGCCGTCTGGAGGAGTCGTTTGAGAGCCTCAAGACGCACTACCAGAAGGACAACACCTTAATCATGGAGGCCCTGCAGGAAGAGCGCTACAG gtgtgagcgGCTGGAGGAACAGCTGAATGACCTGACTGAGCTCCATCAGAACGAGATCCTCAACCTGAAGCAGGAGCTGGCCAGCATGGAGGAGAAGATCGCCTACCAGTCATACGAGCGAGCGCGGGACATCCAG GAGGCGCTGGAGGCCTGCCAGACGCGCATCTCTAAGatggagctgcagcagcagcagcagcaggtggtgCAGCTGGAGGGGCTGGAGAACGCCACGGCGCGCACGCTGCTGGGCAAGCTGATCAACGTGCTGCTGGCCGTCATGGCCGTGCTGCTGGTCTTCGTCTCCACCGTGGCCAACTGCGTGGTGCCGCTCATGAAGACACGCAACCGGACCTTTAGCACTTTCTTCCTGGTGGTCATGTTGGCTTTCCTGTGGAAAAACTGGGACGCCATCTCGGGGTACATGGACCGC